Proteins from a single region of Plasmodium gaboni strain SY75 chromosome 2, whole genome shotgun sequence:
- a CDS encoding hypothetical protein (conserved Plasmodium protein, unknown function), which yields MDEWIVVQKKKSDRHKNQVIDKLTLKNEKKQKEKKNDNAENNIYEEKENIKIQTIYNIKKKMNVKNICKNIENVTCHLEKNEFFKNFKNKFNTINKENVNKAIISLGLGSLIDMNLNNKKACIYQFAFLVLLKKVYDIKQVYIYDPKISEVDRYVCEYFNIKILICSNEEEHKNDEEDNKSSDNKENNNNIDNYSDHNYIHTLKHKQNSKDTHIANDVPLPYTEKMNIIKFSSNIEKVILFMPHCDIHLYGDILYSIFVNEKLFYKNVQFYFNLENTIFLGNSFDYYKDHSYLYKPFGLPSYVIKMLNGNCQKLNISIQENHMNKLLTHFKTYHFIFYILNFVHETKFPIFSDHVGSFNDLSITIFHKIEDKLKFWSHIYESLNNM from the coding sequence atGGATGAGTGGATTGTGgtacaaaaaaaaaaatccGATCGTCATAAAAACCAAGTCATTGATAAATTAACActtaaaaatgaaaaaaaacaaaaagagaaaaaaaacGACAATGCggaaaataatatatatgaagaaaaagaaaacataaaaatacaaactatatataatataaaaaaaaaaatgaatgtaaaaaatatttgtaaaaatatagaaaatgtTACTTGTCATTTggaaaaaaatgaattttttaaaaattttaaaaacaagtttaatacaataaataaagaaaatgttAATAAAGCGATCATTTCTTTAGGTCTCGGTTCATTAATTGATATgaatttaaataataaaaaggCTTGTATTTATCAATTTGCATTTTTagtattattaaaaaaagtatatgatataaaacaagtatatatatacgATCCGAAAATTTCAGAGGTTGATCGGTATGTGTGTGAGTACTTCaacataaaaattttaatttgCTCTAATGAAGAGGAACACAAAAATGATGAGGAAGATAATAAGAGTAGtgataataaagaaaataataataatatagataattatagtgatcataattatatacatacattAAAACATAAACAAAATAGTAAGGACACACATATTGCCAATGATGTCCCCTTACCTTATAcagaaaaaatgaatataattaaattttcaagcaatatagaaaaagtcatattatttatgcCACATTGTgatattcatttatatggagatattttatattctatttttgttaatgaaaaattgttttataagaatgtacaattttattttaatttagAAAATACTATATTTCTTGGAAATTCTTTTGACTATTATAAAGACcattcttatttatataaaccTTTTGGTTTACCCTCTTATGTTATTAAAATGTTAAATGGAAATTGtcaaaaattaaatatttcaataCAAGAAAACCATATGAATAAATTGTTGACACATTTTAAAACATAccattttattttttatatcctAAATTTCGTACATGAAACAAAATTTCCTATTTTTTCTGATCATGTTGGATCGTTCAATGATTTGTCAATTACAATCTTTCATAAGATAGAAGATAAGTTAAAATTCTGGTCGCACATTTATGAATCTTTGAACAACATgtga
- a CDS encoding altered thrombospondin repeat domain-containing secreted protein, with product MKKSRFLLLSIFFCFVTNISLEFKRKQKVEINSLQKNKNDDNIREEKIKQADVESQPEVDGDTCVIFSSSEGNARNCWCPRGYILCNEEDVLDVQEKLNEIKNKYERSLVTPLWMKRLCDNSKDVGFKSMSVVIDYELAVLCKDGSNKDNADFEIIGASGYITGEEMIEEQKRNPWYVPRKCTVNNFYLCRKVENDNVNCSYTPWSDWSECKNNTQKRYRKVRRSNQNNENFCLWNDKIVPRNIMEQTRSC from the exons ATGAAAAAAAGTCGTTTTTTGCTCCTTTccattttcttttgttttGTAACAAATATAAGCTTGGAGTTCaaaagaaaacaaaaagTAGAAATTAATTCcttacaaaaaaataaaaatgatgataatataagagaagaaaaaattaaacaaGCTGATGTGGAATCACAACCTGAGGTTGATGGGGATACCTGtgtaattttttcttcttcagAAGGAAATGCCAGAAA CTGTTGGTGTCCTAGAGGATACATTTTGTGCAACGAAGAAGATGTTCTAGATGTACAAGAAAAACTGAAcgaaattaaaaataagtATGAAAGAAGTCTAGTTACCCCATTATGGATGAAGAGACTATGTGACAATTCAAAAGATGTAGGTTTTAAAAGTATGTCTGTTGTTATAGATTACGAATTAGCAGTATTATGTAAAGACGGAAGTAATAAAGATAATGCCGATTTTGAAATTATTGGAGCGTCTGGATATATTACAGGAGAAGAAATGATTGAGgaacaaaaaagaaaccCTTGGTATGTTCCACGTAAATGTACTGtcaataatttttatttatgtagAAAAGtagaaaatgataatgtCAATTGTTCATATACTCCTTGGTCAGATTGGAGTgaatgtaaaaataatacacaAAAAAGATATAGAAAAGTACGTCGCTCGaatcaaaataatgaaaatttttgtttatgGAATGACAAAATTGTTCCCAGAAATATAATGGAACAAACGCGTTCatgttaa